From one Rhodamnia argentea isolate NSW1041297 chromosome 1, ASM2092103v1, whole genome shotgun sequence genomic stretch:
- the LOC115751793 gene encoding uncharacterized protein LOC115751793, with product MFSSLSKTLLRRPLFSPTAFRLISTAASNPPSFAFSYLVNSCGLSPESALFVSNRVVFETSARPDAAINVLKSHGFSQSQISGIIRKWPRLILASPERTLLPKLKYLRSVGFSGSDLATMITCAPYVLRRSLEKHIIPNFGRLRDFLGGDKYAIVAIRRSPRILIQGFEATVDPIVKILRYNGVRESSIVWLVKCQSRTLMTSYNRLEEILEKTKGLGFDDPSMSKFAVAMLAVVGMSESTWERKLDAYGRWGWSRDDAMSAFVKSPWCLMLSEEKIMAVMGFFVKEMGFESSYIHGHPWLMSMSLEKRIRPRCLFFKHLSSHGLMKTKVGLSFLLTISEEDFLDKFVTPHLEEAPELLDIYREKKHMAMGTLVP from the coding sequence ATGTTCAGTTCGCTCTCTAAAACCCTGCTTCGCCGCCCGCTGTTCTCGCCCACCGCTTTCAGATTAATCTCCACCGCCGCCTCGAATCCACCCTCTTTCGCCTTCTCTTATCTCGTGAATTCATGTGGGTTGTCCCCGGAATCGGCGTTGTTCGTTTCCAACCGCGTCGTCTTCGAAACCTCGGCGAGACCCGACGCGGCCATTAATGTCTTGAAGAGCCATGGTTTCTCTCAATCCCAGATTTCGGGTATCATTAGGAAGTGGCCTCGGCTGATTTTGGCGAGTCCTGAGAGGACCCTCTTGCCTAAATTGAAGTATCTGCGCtccgtcggcttttccggctctGATCTGGCTACAATGATCACTTGTGCTCCCTACGTATTGAGGAGGAGCTTAGAGAAGCACATCATCCCCAATTTCGGTAGGCTTCGGGACTTCCTTGGGGGCGATAAGTACGCGATTGTGGCTATTAGACGCAGTCCGAGAATATTGATACAAGGTTTCGAGGCTACAGTTGATCCCATTGTCAAGATTTTGAGATACAATGGAGTGCGTGAATCGAGCATTGTGTGGTTAGTTAAATGTCAGTCTAGGACGCTGATGACGTCGTACAATCGCCTTGAGGAAATTCTGGAGAAGACCAAGGGATTGGGCTTTGATGATCCTTCTATGTCAAAGTTCGCTGTGGCTATGTTAGCGGTCGTGGGGATGAGCGAATCGACGTGGGAGAGGAAACTCGATGCTTATGGCAGGTGGGGTTGGTCTAGAGATGATGCCATGAGTGCTTTTGTGAAGAGTCCTTGGTGCTTGATGTTATCCGAGGAAAAAATAATGGCAGTGATGGGATTCTTTGTCAAGGAAATGGGGTTTGAATCATCATATATTCATGGACATCCTTGGTTGATGTCCATGAGCTTAGAAAAACGGATTCGTCCCCGATGTTTGTTTTTCAAACATTTGTCGTCACATGGCTTGATGAAGACGAAGGTTGGCTTGAGTTTCCTGTTGACGATTTCGGAAGAAGATTTCCTGGACAAGTTTGTGACCCCTCATCTCGAGGAAGCTCCGGAATTGCTGGATATATATCGGGAGAAGAAGCATATGGCAATGGGGACTTTGGTTCCATGA